One Paraburkholderia phytofirmans OLGA172 genomic window carries:
- a CDS encoding phosphomannomutase/phosphoglucomutase, with protein MISKSIFKAYDIRGVIGKTLDADTARSIGRAFGSEVRAQGGDAVVVARDGRLSGPELIQALSDGLRAAGVDVVNVGMVPTPVGYFAASVPLKLDGGERRVDSCIVVTGSHNPPDYNGFKMVLRGAAIYGEQILALHQRIVDENFTDGSGTYTEYDIADAYLDRIASDVKLARPIKIVVDTGNGVAGGLAPKLFKKLGCELVELFTEIDGNFPNHHPDPAHPENLQDVIRALKETDAEIGFAFDGDGDRLGVVTKDGEIIYPDRQLMLFAEEVLSRNKGAQIIYDVKCTRNLAKWVKDKGGEPLMWKTGHSLVKAKLRETGAPLAGEMSGHVFFKDRWYGFDDGLYTGARLLEILTRVADPSKLLNSLPNSNSTPELQLKLEEGENFELIARLQQNAKFTGADDVVKIDGLRVEYPDGFGLARSSNTTPVVVMRFEADSDEALKRIQEDFRRVIMAEKPDAKLPF; from the coding sequence AGACGCTCGACGCCGACACAGCGCGTTCGATCGGTCGCGCCTTCGGCAGCGAAGTGCGGGCGCAAGGTGGCGACGCCGTCGTGGTCGCGCGTGACGGGCGCCTCTCGGGTCCCGAGCTGATCCAGGCACTGTCGGACGGTCTGCGTGCGGCCGGCGTCGACGTGGTCAACGTCGGCATGGTGCCGACTCCGGTCGGCTACTTCGCGGCCAGCGTGCCGTTGAAGCTCGACGGCGGCGAACGCCGCGTCGATTCGTGCATCGTCGTGACGGGCAGCCACAATCCGCCCGACTACAACGGCTTCAAGATGGTGCTGCGCGGCGCGGCCATTTACGGCGAGCAGATCCTCGCGCTGCATCAGCGCATCGTCGACGAAAACTTCACTGATGGCAGCGGCACATACACCGAGTACGACATCGCCGATGCGTATCTGGATCGCATTGCCAGCGACGTCAAGCTCGCACGCCCGATCAAGATCGTGGTCGACACCGGCAACGGTGTGGCAGGCGGGCTCGCGCCGAAGCTCTTCAAGAAGCTCGGCTGCGAACTGGTCGAACTGTTCACCGAGATCGACGGCAACTTCCCGAACCATCACCCGGACCCGGCTCACCCCGAGAATCTGCAGGACGTGATCCGCGCGTTGAAGGAAACGGACGCGGAAATCGGTTTCGCCTTCGACGGCGACGGCGACCGCCTCGGCGTCGTCACCAAAGACGGCGAGATCATCTATCCGGACCGCCAGCTGATGCTGTTCGCCGAAGAAGTGCTGTCGCGCAACAAGGGCGCGCAGATCATTTACGACGTGAAGTGCACGCGCAATCTCGCCAAATGGGTCAAAGATAAAGGCGGCGAACCGCTGATGTGGAAGACCGGCCACTCGCTCGTGAAGGCGAAGCTGCGCGAAACCGGCGCGCCGCTGGCAGGCGAAATGAGCGGCCATGTGTTCTTCAAAGACCGCTGGTACGGGTTTGACGACGGCCTGTACACGGGTGCGCGGCTGCTCGAAATCCTTACGCGTGTGGCGGATCCGAGCAAGCTGCTGAACTCGCTGCCGAACTCGAATTCCACGCCGGAACTGCAATTGAAGCTCGAAGAAGGCGAAAACTTCGAACTGATCGCACGTTTGCAGCAAAACGCGAAGTTCACCGGCGCGGACGACGTCGTGAAGATCGACGGCCTGCGTGTCGAGTACCCGGACGGCTTCGGCCTTGCGCGCTCGTCGAACACTACGCCGGTGGTGGTAATGCGTTTCGAAGCCGATAGCGACGAGGCGCTCAAGCGCATCCAGGAAGACTTCCGCCGCGTGATCATGGCGGAGAAGCCTGACGCGAAGCTGCCGTTCTAA
- the waaC gene encoding lipopolysaccharide heptosyltransferase I — MSVQKILIVRVSSLGDVVHNMPVIADIQRRHPEAQIDWLVEESFVGLVELVSGVRRAIPVSLRRWRKRILSVDTWREIGAFRRALAAENYDLVIDCQGLIKTAWVASMARGPLVGLANRTDGAGFEWPVRFFYKKRVPIEPRTHVVERTRQLVAAALNDPQPQPTDDIDFGIDTGRAALALSGANLNLPVPYVVFVHATSRADKQWPDTAWIELGQSLVRRGASIVLPWGSEDERVTSERLAKEFGGAAIVPPRLSLPAVVGLIEGAAATVGVDTGLVHIAAALKRPTVELYNFATAWRTGGYWSPNVVNLGTAGKPPTLQEVKSALAGFGLL; from the coding sequence TTGAGCGTGCAAAAGATACTGATCGTGAGGGTGTCGTCATTGGGCGACGTCGTTCACAACATGCCGGTGATCGCCGACATCCAACGCCGCCATCCCGAAGCCCAGATCGACTGGCTCGTCGAAGAAAGCTTCGTAGGGCTCGTGGAGCTCGTCAGCGGCGTGCGGCGGGCGATTCCCGTGTCGCTGCGGCGCTGGCGCAAGCGCATCCTTTCGGTCGACACCTGGCGCGAGATCGGCGCGTTTCGCCGCGCGCTCGCCGCCGAGAACTACGACCTCGTGATCGACTGCCAGGGGCTCATCAAGACGGCGTGGGTCGCGAGCATGGCGCGTGGACCGCTGGTCGGCCTTGCGAACCGTACCGACGGCGCGGGATTCGAATGGCCGGTGCGCTTCTTCTACAAAAAGCGGGTACCGATCGAGCCGCGCACCCATGTGGTCGAGCGTACCCGCCAACTGGTGGCCGCGGCGCTGAACGACCCGCAGCCGCAGCCCACCGACGATATCGACTTCGGCATTGACACCGGGCGCGCGGCGCTGGCTTTGTCGGGGGCGAATCTGAATCTGCCGGTGCCTTACGTGGTGTTCGTGCACGCCACCTCGCGCGCCGACAAGCAGTGGCCCGATACCGCGTGGATCGAACTCGGTCAGTCTCTGGTGCGGCGCGGCGCGTCGATCGTGCTGCCGTGGGGCAGCGAGGACGAGCGCGTCACCAGCGAGCGTCTGGCGAAGGAATTCGGCGGTGCGGCTATCGTGCCGCCCAGGCTGTCATTGCCGGCGGTGGTCGGCCTGATCGAAGGCGCCGCCGCGACAGTCGGCGTTGACACAGGTCTGGTTCACATTGCGGCGGCGCTGAAGCGGCCGACAGTCGAGTTGTACAATTTCGCCACCGCGTGGCGTACTGGCGGCTACTGGTCGCCGAACGTCGTCAACCTCGGCACAGCCGGCAAGCCGCCCACGCTGCAAGAAGTCAAATCCGCGCTGGCAGGTTTCGGCCTGCTCTAA